The Pseudomonas sp. TH06 genome has a window encoding:
- a CDS encoding DUF6124 family protein gives MCKETPNPPETDDSVSPYKSAQSKKLHEAAEKALDHYLKPTVTPSRNSVDRGMQMFMIAPNLNREAVAIQTYETFSSVSILLLDLADSLDDKPRHLAMAIYQLSEMGLLLAEQALDNERAIAITV, from the coding sequence ATGTGCAAAGAAACGCCGAATCCCCCCGAAACCGACGACTCGGTTTCCCCCTACAAATCAGCTCAATCGAAAAAGCTCCACGAAGCCGCCGAAAAAGCCCTCGACCACTACCTCAAACCCACCGTCACACCGTCCCGCAATTCCGTGGATCGAGGCATGCAGATGTTCATGATCGCCCCCAATCTCAACCGCGAAGCCGTGGCCATTCAGACCTACGAAACGTTTTCCTCGGTGAGCATTCTGCTGCTGGATCTGGCGGACAGCCTCGACGACAAGCCGCGACATCTGGCGATGGCGATTTATCAGTTGAGCGAGATGGGATTGTTGCTGGCGGAACAGGCGCTGGATAACGAGCGGGCGATTGCTATAACCGTTTGA
- the pyk gene encoding pyruvate kinase, translating to MSVRRTKIVATLGPASNSPEVLEQLILAGLDVARLNFSHGTPDEHKARAKLVRDLAAKHGRFVALLGDLQGPKIRIAKFANKKIELKIGDKFTFSTSHPLTEGNQQVVGIDYPDLVKDCGVGDELLLDDGRVVMRVETATATELNCVVTIGGPLSDHKGINRRGGGLTAPALTEKDKADIKLAAEMEVDYLAVSFPRDAADMNYARQLRDEAGGTAWLVAKIERAEAVADDETLDGLIQASDAVMVARGDLGVEIGDAELVGIQKKIILHARRHNKAVIVATQMMESMIQNPMPTRAEVSDVANAVLDYTDAVMLSAESAAGLYPLEAVQAMARICVGAEKHPTGKTSSHRIGKEFTRCDESIALATMYTANHFPGVKAIIALTESGYTPLIMSRIRSSVPIYAYSPHRETQARAAMFRGVYTIPFDPASLEPHEVSQKAIDELVKRGVVEKGDWVILTKGDSYHTTGGTNGMKILHVGDPQV from the coding sequence ATGTCCGTCCGTCGTACCAAAATCGTCGCTACCCTTGGCCCGGCCAGTAACTCGCCGGAAGTTCTCGAACAGCTGATTCTGGCTGGCCTGGACGTTGCCCGTCTGAACTTCTCCCACGGCACCCCCGACGAGCACAAGGCTCGCGCAAAACTGGTGCGTGACCTGGCTGCCAAGCACGGTCGCTTTGTCGCCCTGCTGGGTGACCTGCAAGGCCCGAAAATCCGTATCGCCAAATTCGCCAACAAAAAGATCGAGCTGAAGATCGGTGACAAGTTCACCTTCTCCACCAGCCATCCGTTGACCGAAGGCAACCAGCAAGTGGTCGGTATCGACTACCCGGATCTGGTGAAAGACTGCGGCGTGGGCGACGAGCTGCTGCTCGACGACGGCCGCGTGGTAATGCGCGTTGAAACCGCCACCGCCACTGAACTGAATTGCGTAGTGACCATTGGCGGCCCGCTGTCCGACCACAAAGGCATCAACCGTCGCGGTGGCGGCCTGACCGCACCGGCCCTGACTGAAAAAGACAAGGCCGACATCAAGCTCGCCGCAGAAATGGAAGTTGACTACCTCGCGGTGTCCTTCCCGCGTGACGCCGCCGACATGAACTACGCCCGTCAACTGCGCGACGAGGCCGGCGGCACTGCCTGGCTGGTGGCGAAGATCGAACGCGCCGAAGCCGTGGCCGACGACGAAACCCTCGACGGTCTGATCCAGGCCTCCGATGCGGTGATGGTTGCCCGTGGTGACCTCGGTGTGGAAATCGGCGACGCCGAGCTGGTGGGCATTCAGAAGAAAATCATTCTGCACGCACGCCGCCACAACAAGGCTGTGATCGTTGCGACCCAGATGATGGAGTCGATGATCCAGAACCCGATGCCGACCCGCGCCGAAGTGTCCGACGTGGCCAACGCCGTGCTCGACTACACCGACGCCGTGATGCTCTCGGCCGAATCCGCCGCTGGCCTGTACCCGCTGGAAGCCGTGCAAGCGATGGCGCGTATCTGCGTCGGCGCTGAAAAGCACCCGACCGGCAAGACCTCCAGCCACCGCATCGGCAAGGAATTCACCCGCTGCGACGAAAGCATCGCACTGGCGACCATGTACACCGCCAACCACTTCCCGGGCGTCAAAGCGATCATCGCCCTGACCGAAAGTGGCTACACCCCGCTGATCATGTCGCGCATCCGTTCTTCGGTGCCGATCTACGCCTACTCGCCACACCGCGAGACTCAGGCGCGCGCAGCGATGTTCCGTGGCGTGTACACCATTCCGTTCGATCCGGCCTCGCTGGAACCGCACGAAGTCAGCCAGAAGGCGATCGACGAGCTGGTCAAGCGCGGCGTTGTGGAAAAAGGCGACTGGGTCATCCTGACCAAGGGCGACAGCTACCACACCACCGGCGGCACCAACGGCATGAAGATCCTGCACGTGGGCGACCCGCAGGTCTGA
- a CDS encoding PilZ domain-containing protein produces MFTDRRIERHQLPYFLRVFNSVTDKPIGFLGNVSEDGLMLISQLPMMIGAEFHLRLKIPCEQGCQQVIDLTACCLWCHEDATPLHYDAGFSLHRPPPEYGQLVKALKQYFSFQPLPASA; encoded by the coding sequence ATGTTTACCGACCGCCGAATCGAACGGCATCAGTTGCCGTATTTCCTCAGGGTCTTCAATAGCGTCACCGACAAACCCATCGGCTTTCTCGGCAATGTGTCCGAAGACGGGCTGATGTTGATCAGCCAGTTGCCGATGATGATCGGGGCGGAGTTTCATCTGCGTCTGAAAATACCCTGCGAACAAGGGTGCCAGCAGGTGATCGACCTCACCGCGTGTTGCCTGTGGTGCCATGAAGACGCCACGCCTCTGCATTACGACGCTGGCTTCAGCCTGCATCGACCGCCGCCGGAATACGGGCAACTGGTCAAGGCGTTGAAGCAGTACTTCAGTTTTCAGCCGTTGCCGGCCTCGGCCTGA
- a CDS encoding Tc toxin subunit A → MADSRRPALQLFAQLFGEGQHVQNTGLKKLQSYLEQEGSIFPLVEKGVQGLVRELELRPDDAKRFLRRANSMATYVRRQFIEQTLTGDKTAAARPSSGLLSMVEGPDYHNLIGTDFAKLCPVDALESILSPVAYLIELLRWIRDRIESIPGREQKFRLNERRMDLMPLQVDFNAVYQSISSVDIIIAVLEAFITENLQETSIEDGLIEARYPNGLPYYQHWVTIDGVVQLQGLSVGDFDHKVDLAYPYFLQVNARGANTGRGFAKASRLGPYQRQLLTEARESFANRKKFYLDNFGPVDPDEEKTLIDVAYFAERTKLNSTQVEALLSISDFAPVRSPNVKTYPGNLPEDPERESERSGSVYINNNTIPTVRIDVSGSDFQLTADPETETGFDHYDRMNRMIRLANWTGLPYDQVDALLVAAIRAVERGSRPKLPVPDEMLISTGVVRALGLFQTLNERYGCTAADFAVFIGELSLYGRGEALSQFDQIFNGQNGYLQPLVLDNGPFPLLPAPGQVDLTISQLCSGLAIDLQTYFYLATTVAKAHGLTDTLRRSPAIISSFYRLVRLPRLLSITPVEGVLMLSVLGGDAWVNGLAGIPLIHTVPGGAPDVLELIEAMRSCEQWSTQNNPSILWTLQHVVAAQPALEPSEQDLQFFEQIRNLLPTALLSNSTFLMAGVPPAGAADWLEFLATSAGHVEPVVGVDGLVLPFDGTPEYYSALVRAKVTWAVDTALGAIDAPLRQSIADTMFGVVMQVRDAQVSLVKETLAVYAGVGVELAIPVLNWANSTVHELLQQVLEQFDVSAEASSRTAHRNVSPLLDLLAEVRRRSEVVSTLGLSASLLLDYLEYGHHAWFDQASKHELSVRTLYYLTTLTRAFGLSEQPAQKLLDYLRQVNALPAVTGDARRLAQQAAAIKLADYFGWSVQEVRECVSRIDTTDLKILKNLSQLDVLMRVRVLSAETGMDALTIFLVGSLPRSIDKTAYADAAELVLLGEQRLRAPIVHVPGDLKALVKITCTVVGSNTVVAKKRGEKVVYKVTLSDAEGKALSGVNVYWQATLGSIETDATDLDGEVLATFTPGAITGTDTPVYWLDLFEPEYAPSINIVVEFNTLTFPPAELSPTPLGTVPKGQEVELYALLEDAYGNLGKNSLVEWESTPYPPGEFTSAIIRPRQGFTDQQGLTRVFVSSATGGTFVFRVRTQSGESETVFVKPITFD, encoded by the coding sequence ATGGCTGATTCGCGTCGTCCCGCCCTGCAACTGTTCGCTCAGTTGTTTGGTGAGGGCCAACACGTACAAAACACCGGGCTGAAAAAGCTGCAGTCCTACCTTGAGCAGGAGGGGTCGATTTTTCCTCTGGTGGAGAAGGGCGTTCAAGGCCTGGTCAGGGAGCTTGAATTGCGCCCGGATGACGCAAAGCGGTTTTTGCGCAGGGCCAACAGCATGGCCACGTATGTGCGTCGCCAGTTTATCGAGCAGACCCTGACGGGCGACAAAACGGCCGCGGCACGCCCTTCGAGCGGCTTGTTGTCGATGGTTGAAGGTCCCGATTATCACAATCTGATCGGCACTGATTTTGCCAAGTTGTGTCCGGTGGATGCGCTGGAGTCGATCTTGTCGCCGGTGGCCTACCTGATCGAACTGTTGCGCTGGATTCGCGACCGCATCGAGTCTATTCCAGGGCGTGAGCAAAAATTTCGACTGAATGAGCGGCGTATGGATCTGATGCCCCTGCAGGTCGACTTCAACGCGGTGTATCAGTCGATATCGTCGGTGGACATCATCATTGCGGTGCTGGAGGCGTTCATCACCGAGAACCTGCAAGAGACGTCGATCGAGGATGGCTTGATCGAAGCCCGCTACCCCAATGGCCTGCCGTATTACCAGCACTGGGTCACGATTGACGGCGTTGTGCAGTTGCAGGGGCTGTCGGTCGGGGACTTCGATCACAAAGTTGACCTGGCATACCCCTATTTTCTGCAAGTCAATGCCCGTGGCGCCAATACCGGTCGCGGCTTCGCCAAGGCTTCAAGGCTCGGCCCTTATCAGCGGCAATTGCTGACCGAGGCGCGTGAGAGCTTTGCAAACCGCAAAAAATTTTACCTCGACAATTTTGGTCCAGTTGACCCTGATGAGGAAAAGACACTGATCGACGTAGCGTATTTCGCCGAGCGAACAAAGTTGAACAGCACGCAAGTCGAAGCCTTGCTATCCATCAGCGATTTTGCTCCGGTGCGCTCGCCCAACGTGAAGACCTACCCCGGCAACCTCCCAGAGGACCCTGAGCGTGAAAGTGAGCGTTCGGGTTCGGTCTACATCAATAACAACACCATACCCACAGTACGCATTGATGTGTCGGGCTCGGATTTCCAATTGACAGCAGACCCCGAAACGGAAACCGGCTTCGATCACTATGACCGGATGAACCGGATGATCCGTCTGGCCAACTGGACGGGATTGCCTTACGACCAGGTCGATGCGTTGCTGGTGGCCGCCATCAGGGCGGTAGAGCGCGGTAGTCGCCCGAAACTCCCTGTGCCGGATGAAATGTTGATATCCACCGGCGTAGTTCGCGCCTTGGGGCTGTTTCAGACCCTGAACGAGCGCTATGGCTGCACCGCCGCTGACTTTGCCGTGTTTATCGGTGAGCTGTCACTGTACGGTCGCGGCGAAGCGCTCTCGCAGTTCGACCAGATCTTCAACGGTCAGAACGGTTATCTTCAACCGCTGGTGCTCGACAATGGTCCGTTTCCCCTGTTACCGGCGCCGGGCCAGGTCGATTTGACGATCAGCCAACTGTGCAGCGGTCTGGCGATCGACCTGCAGACGTATTTCTATCTGGCAACCACGGTGGCCAAGGCTCATGGATTGACCGACACGCTGAGGCGCAGTCCGGCGATCATCTCAAGCTTTTACCGTTTGGTCAGACTGCCGCGGTTGCTGAGCATCACACCGGTTGAAGGTGTGCTGATGCTGTCGGTACTCGGCGGGGATGCATGGGTTAACGGCCTGGCAGGCATTCCACTTATCCACACCGTGCCGGGTGGCGCTCCGGATGTGCTGGAACTGATCGAAGCCATGCGCAGCTGTGAACAGTGGTCGACGCAAAACAATCCATCGATTTTGTGGACGTTGCAACACGTGGTCGCAGCGCAACCGGCACTGGAGCCGTCCGAGCAGGATCTGCAGTTTTTTGAACAGATTCGCAATTTGCTGCCGACAGCGCTGTTGTCCAACAGCACTTTTTTGATGGCGGGCGTGCCGCCGGCCGGGGCTGCCGACTGGCTCGAGTTCCTGGCGACCTCCGCAGGTCATGTTGAGCCGGTTGTCGGCGTCGATGGTCTGGTTTTGCCTTTTGACGGGACACCGGAGTATTACTCGGCCCTTGTTCGTGCAAAAGTCACCTGGGCCGTCGATACCGCCTTGGGGGCGATCGATGCGCCATTGCGCCAGTCCATCGCCGATACCATGTTCGGTGTGGTTATGCAGGTACGGGACGCTCAGGTGTCGCTGGTCAAAGAGACGCTGGCGGTTTATGCCGGTGTCGGTGTGGAACTGGCCATACCCGTTCTGAATTGGGCCAACTCCACAGTCCATGAGTTGTTGCAACAGGTGCTTGAGCAGTTCGACGTGAGCGCCGAGGCATCGAGCCGAACAGCACACCGCAATGTCAGCCCACTACTTGATCTGCTTGCTGAGGTACGGCGGCGCAGCGAGGTCGTTTCGACGCTGGGCTTGAGTGCCTCGCTGTTGCTGGACTATCTGGAGTATGGGCACCACGCCTGGTTCGATCAGGCCAGCAAACATGAGTTGTCGGTGCGCACACTGTATTACCTGACAACGTTGACTCGGGCGTTCGGCTTAAGCGAGCAACCGGCGCAAAAGCTGTTGGATTATCTGCGTCAGGTCAATGCATTGCCCGCTGTCACGGGCGATGCGCGGAGGCTGGCGCAACAGGCCGCCGCCATCAAGCTGGCCGATTATTTTGGCTGGAGTGTGCAGGAAGTGCGCGAGTGCGTCAGCCGCATCGACACCACCGACCTCAAGATATTGAAGAACCTCAGTCAACTCGATGTGTTGATGCGCGTTCGTGTGCTGTCGGCTGAAACCGGCATGGACGCGTTGACGATTTTCCTGGTCGGCAGTTTGCCCCGGAGCATCGACAAAACAGCCTATGCCGATGCCGCTGAACTCGTTCTGCTGGGTGAGCAACGTTTACGCGCACCCATTGTGCACGTGCCGGGCGACCTCAAGGCGCTGGTCAAGATCACGTGCACCGTGGTGGGTTCAAACACGGTGGTGGCCAAAAAGCGTGGAGAAAAAGTCGTTTACAAGGTGACGCTCAGCGATGCCGAAGGGAAAGCATTGAGCGGCGTCAACGTTTACTGGCAAGCCACCTTGGGCAGCATCGAAACAGACGCCACTGACCTGGACGGTGAGGTGCTGGCCACCTTCACGCCGGGAGCGATCACGGGCACGGACACGCCCGTGTACTGGCTGGATCTGTTTGAGCCTGAGTATGCCCCGTCCATCAATATCGTCGTCGAGTTCAATACCCTGACTTTTCCACCGGCAGAACTGTCGCCAACGCCGTTGGGGACTGTGCCAAAAGGTCAGGAAGTCGAGCTCTATGCGCTGCTTGAGGACGCCTACGGCAACCTTGGGAAAAACTCGCTCGTGGAATGGGAATCCACACCCTACCCACCCGGGGAATTCACCAGCGCGATTATCCGGCCAAGGCAGGGGTTCACCGACCAGCAGGGGCTCACTCGGGTCTTTGTGTCGAGCGCGACGGGGGGCACCTTTGTTTTCCGTGTCAGAACTCAGTCTGGCGAGAGTGAAACCGTCTTCGTCAAACCCATCACCTTCGATTGA
- a CDS encoding tetratricopeptide repeat protein: MRLLPIAALALSVLAVTGCTRWSMNHHLNNAYSAYDRGNCEQVMLELSKVERASRARPYVWPEVSMMRGQCLERQKMFVDAAQTYQFIIASYPDSEYAYRARARLETLQSLGHYPTRSAAAVVRPTRF, encoded by the coding sequence ATGCGATTGTTGCCCATTGCCGCCCTTGCCCTCAGCGTCCTCGCCGTGACGGGCTGCACCCGTTGGTCGATGAACCATCATTTGAACAACGCCTACAGCGCCTACGACCGCGGCAATTGCGAGCAGGTGATGCTCGAACTGTCGAAGGTCGAGCGCGCCAGCCGTGCCCGCCCGTATGTGTGGCCGGAAGTGTCGATGATGCGCGGTCAGTGCCTTGAGCGGCAAAAGATGTTTGTCGATGCGGCGCAGACCTATCAGTTCATCATCGCCTCATACCCCGACAGCGAGTACGCCTACCGCGCCCGTGCGCGTCTGGAAACCTTGCAGAGCCTGGGCCATTACCCGACGCGCAGCGCGGCGGCCGTGGTGCGTCCGACGCGCTTTTGA
- a CDS encoding enoyl-CoA hydratase-related protein: MTDAILLERERGLLTLRLNRPDKKNALTRAMYSYLAEALKQADSDPQINAVLITGSAECFTAGNDIADFIQQPPSNLDSPVFHFMLNLLECRKPVIAAVAGAAVGIGTTMLLHCDLVYVSRDARLRMPFVNLGLCPEFASSLILPRLLGQAKAAELLLLGEGFSGEQAAQWGIATEALGSGEAALAKAREMALRFDELPPQAVRISKQLMKAPDREQIRTVIEEEGALFTQRLRSPEALAALTGFIKRH, encoded by the coding sequence ATGACTGACGCCATCCTGCTGGAACGCGAACGCGGTTTGTTGACCTTGCGCCTCAATCGCCCGGACAAGAAAAACGCCCTGACCCGCGCCATGTACAGCTATCTCGCCGAGGCGTTGAAACAGGCCGACAGCGACCCGCAAATAAACGCCGTGCTGATCACCGGCAGCGCCGAGTGTTTCACCGCCGGCAACGACATCGCCGACTTCATCCAGCAACCGCCGAGTAATCTCGACAGCCCGGTGTTCCACTTCATGCTTAACCTGCTCGAATGCCGCAAACCGGTGATCGCCGCCGTGGCCGGGGCGGCGGTCGGCATCGGCACCACCATGTTGCTGCATTGCGATCTGGTTTACGTCAGCCGCGATGCGCGCTTGCGCATGCCGTTCGTCAACCTCGGCTTGTGCCCGGAGTTCGCTTCCAGCCTGATCCTGCCGCGCTTGCTCGGGCAGGCCAAAGCGGCAGAGTTGTTGCTGCTCGGCGAAGGCTTCAGCGGTGAACAGGCCGCCCAGTGGGGCATCGCCACCGAGGCGCTGGGCAGCGGCGAAGCTGCATTGGCAAAAGCACGGGAGATGGCGTTACGTTTTGATGAGTTGCCACCGCAAGCGGTGCGCATCAGCAAACAATTGATGAAAGCGCCGGACCGCGAGCAGATCCGCACCGTGATCGAGGAGGAGGGCGCGTTGTTCACCCAGCGGTTGCGTTCGCCAGAGGCGTTGGCGGCGCTGACCGGGTTTATCAAACGCCATTGA